The genomic interval GGAAGTTCTCGCGAGACCACGCCCCGAAGGACTCCCGGATCATGCGGCAGCGTCAGCACGTGTGGCAGGAGGCGCCCTGGGATGCTCTGGAACGGTTCCAGGAGTTCTGCGACGAGCGGGGCATCACGATGCTGGAGGCGACGTTCGGCTGGCTGCTCGCGCGTCCCGCGCTGTCGAGCGTGATCGCGGGGGCGACCAGCCCGGAGCAAGTGCACGCGAATGCCGCCGCGGCCAGCGCGTGGGCGCCGACATCGGCCGACCTCGCCGAGATCGACGCGCTCTTCCCGCTGCCCGAGGATCCTGGCGCGAAGGTCTGAGCCGTTCGCCCTGGGCGTACCGGATGACGATGCGGAGTGAGTGCTCACTCACTTAGACTTCCGAGGTGATCGAAGCCGAAACCGTCGACGAGACTCCGCTGGCCCGCCAGCGCGCACAGCCCATGACCCCCGACGACCGGAGGGCCATGATCGCCGCGCAGGCGATTCCGCTGTTCATCGAGTTCGGCAGCTCACTGACCACCCGTCAGCTCGCCGAGCACCTCGGCATCGCCGAAGGCACGATCTTCCGGGCGTTCGGCGATAAGGACGCGCTCGTGCGTGCCTCGGTGCGTGCCTTCTTCGACCGCGCCGAGGCTCAGCTGTCGACGGGGATCGTCGACCCCTCGCTTCCCCTCGAGATGAAGGTCGCCCATTTCGTCCGCGGTGCCCGCGACCATGCCAGGGGGGTCTTCGCGATGCTGTCCCTGCTCGATCGCAGCGAGGCGGGCGAATACATCTCCCGTGCCCGCTCGGGTGCGTTCGAGGCAGCGATCGCCGACGCCTTCGCACCGGATGCCGCGGCCCTCGCCGTTCCGCCCGAGCAGGTCGGAGTGCTCCTGCGGATCGCCGTGATCGCGGCATCCGTCCCGTCTCACAATCAGCAGCCACGGCTGGACGATGACGAGATCGTCCAGTTCATCCTCTACGGCATCGCGGGTCGGCCCCGCGGAAAGGACTGACCGTGCTCGGCAGACTACTCGTGCGCTACCTGGTCCCCGCGTGGCCGCTCGTTGTCGCGGTCGTGGTGTTCCAGCTCGCGCAATCGATCGCGTCACTCATGCTCCCGACGCTCAACGCCGCGATCATCGATGACGGCGTCGTCAAGGGCGACATCCCGTACATCTGGTCGACCGGCGCCGTGATGCTCGGGGTCAGCCTCGTGCAGGTGATCTGCGCGGTGATCGCGGTCTACTTCGGCTCCCGCCTGGCGATGGGCATGGGGCGGGACCTGCGCGGTGATCTCTTCCACCGCGTGGTGGCGTTCTCGCAGCGGGAGGTCGGCCAGTTCGGCGCGCCGTCGCTCATCACCCGCAACACGAACGACGTGCAGCAGGTGCAGATGCTCGTCCAGGTGTCGGCGACGCTCATGGTCGCGGCCCCGATGCTCGCGATCGGCGGCGTCATCATGGCGATCCGTCAGGATGCGGGCCTCGCGTGGCTCATGGCGATCGCCGTGCCCGCCCTCCTCATCATCGTCGGCCTCATCGTGTGGCGCATGGTGCCGGCATTCACCCAGATGCAGGCGAAGATCGACCGCGTCAACCAGATCATGCGCGAGCAGCTCTCCGGCATCCGGGTGGTCCGCGCTTTCGTGCGCGAACGGGAAGAGCGTCAGCGGTTCTCGACGGCGAGCGAAGGTGTGATGGCGACGGGCCTGCGCGCCGGAAACCTCATGGCGCTGATGTTCCCGGCCGTGATGCTCGTGATGAACGTGTCGAGCGTCGCGGTGATCTGGTTCGGCGCCTTCCAGGTGCAGAACGCGGGTGTGCAGATCGGCACGCTCTTCGCGTTCCTGAACTACATGATGCAGATCCTGATGGGCGTGATGATGGCGACCTTCATGTTCGTGATGATCCCGCGCGCGGCGGTGTGCGCCAAGCGCATCGGGCAGGTGCTCGGCACGGATACTTCGGTCGCGGCGCCGGTCGACCCGGCCGACGCGCCGGCGCCCGCGGGTCGCATCGAGTTCGATCACGTCGACTTCGCCTACCCCGGGGCCGAGGAGGCCGTGCTGCATGACATCACCTTCACGGTGGAGCCGGGAACAACGACCGCGGTCATCGGCTCCACCGGAGCCGGCAAGACGACCATGATCGGCCTCGTGGCGCGCCTGTTCGACGTCACGGCCGGTTCGGTGCTGGTCGACGGGGTCGACGTGCGCACCTATGACCCCGATGAGCTGTGGCAGCGAGTCGGACTCGTCCAGCAGCGCGCATTCCTGTTCTCCGGCACGATCGCGTCCAACCTCCGCTACGGCGACATGGCCGCCACCGACGACGAGCTGTGGCGCGCCCTCGAGTTCGCTCAAGCCAGGGATTTCGTTGAGGCCATGCCCGACCAGCTCGAGGCGAAGATCGCGCAGGGCGGTACGAATGTCTCGGGCGGGCAGCGACAGCGACTGGCGATCGCCCGCGCGATCGTGAAGCGCCCCGAGGTCTACGTCTTCGACGATTCGTTCTCGGCACTGGATCTGAGGACGGATGCCGCGCTCAGACGCGCACTCGATACGCATCTGCCGGATGCCACGCGTCTGGTCGTGGCGCAGCGGGTCTCGA from Microbacterium pumilum carries:
- a CDS encoding TetR/AcrR family transcriptional regulator, whose product is MIEAETVDETPLARQRAQPMTPDDRRAMIAAQAIPLFIEFGSSLTTRQLAEHLGIAEGTIFRAFGDKDALVRASVRAFFDRAEAQLSTGIVDPSLPLEMKVAHFVRGARDHARGVFAMLSLLDRSEAGEYISRARSGAFEAAIADAFAPDAAALAVPPEQVGVLLRIAVIAASVPSHNQQPRLDDDEIVQFILYGIAGRPRGKD
- a CDS encoding ABC transporter ATP-binding protein — protein: MLGRLLVRYLVPAWPLVVAVVVFQLAQSIASLMLPTLNAAIIDDGVVKGDIPYIWSTGAVMLGVSLVQVICAVIAVYFGSRLAMGMGRDLRGDLFHRVVAFSQREVGQFGAPSLITRNTNDVQQVQMLVQVSATLMVAAPMLAIGGVIMAIRQDAGLAWLMAIAVPALLIIVGLIVWRMVPAFTQMQAKIDRVNQIMREQLSGIRVVRAFVREREERQRFSTASEGVMATGLRAGNLMALMFPAVMLVMNVSSVAVIWFGAFQVQNAGVQIGTLFAFLNYMMQILMGVMMATFMFVMIPRAAVCAKRIGQVLGTDTSVAAPVDPADAPAPAGRIEFDHVDFAYPGAEEAVLHDITFTVEPGTTTAVIGSTGAGKTTMIGLVARLFDVTAGSVLVDGVDVRTYDPDELWQRVGLVQQRAFLFSGTIASNLRYGDMAATDDELWRALEFAQARDFVEAMPDQLEAKIAQGGTNVSGGQRQRLAIARAIVKRPEVYVFDDSFSALDLRTDAALRRALDTHLPDATRLVVAQRVSTIQHADQIVVLDHGRMVGIGTHDELVETCETYREIVESQLSVEAAA